A single genomic interval of Sander lucioperca isolate FBNREF2018 chromosome 9, SLUC_FBN_1.2, whole genome shotgun sequence harbors:
- the LOC116049955 gene encoding trace amine-associated receptor 1-like — MEPEVTVNGTYTVNGIHPCYELDNTSYVFTSNPSIVCVSLYILLGILSVATICGNLLVIISIIYFKELHTPTNYLILSLGVADLLVGVLVFPFSMAFTVSSCMHHEHVLYRYYAVCQPLTYKTKINVHITVVMILVTWGVSVLIGIGIIIAGFSQGACEGMCSVDVVMANTIGPVLSFYLPAIIMLCIYLKIFLVAKKQVNSIQNTTSQSKKSGATVSKNERKATKTLAIVMGVFLLCLTPYFLCIVFQPLSYNPPPVPVIETLNWLTLSNSTLNPFIYAFFYSWFRSAFKMIISGKIFQGDFANSKLF; from the exons ATGGAACCAGAAGTGACTGTCAACGGGACTTACACTGTTAATGGCATACATCCCTGCTATGAATTAGATAATACAAGTTATGTATTTACAAGCAACCCTTCCATAGTATGTGTTTCATTATATATTTTGCTTGGTATACTATCTGTCGCCACAATATGTGGAAACCTTCTTGTAATAATCTCCATCATTTACTTCAAAGAGCTCCATACTCCTACAAACTACCTTATTCTATCTCTGGGTGTGGCTGACCTGCTTGTCGGAGTTTTAGTTTTTCCTTTTAGCATGGCATTCACTGTAAGCTCATGTATGCATCATGAACATGTACTAT ACAGATATTATGCTGTGTGTCAGCCTCTGACctataaaactaaaataaatgttCACATAACTGTGGTTATGATCCTTGTGACTTGGGGGGTTTCTGTTCTAATTGGAATTGGCATCATAATTGCAGGATTCAGCCAAGGAGCATGTGAAGGGATGTGCTCAGTTGACGTTGTAATGGCAAACACTATTGGACCTGTTCTCTCATTTTACCTGCCAGCGATCATAATGCTCTGTATCTACCTGAAGATTTTCCTTGTTGCTAAGAAACAGGTAAACAGCATCCAGAACACAACCAGTCAGAGCAAAAAGTCTGGAGCAACTGTCAGTAAGAATGAGAGAAAGGCCACCAAAACGCTGGCTATTGTAATGGGAGTTTTTCTTTTATGTTTGACTCCTTATTTTCTTTGTATTGTCTTTCAGCCTTTATCTTATAACCCCCCACCGGTTCCTGTGATTGAAACACTCAACTGGCTTACACTATCAAATTCAACGCTCAATCCCTTTATTTATGCTTTCTTTTACAGCTGGTTCAGATCAGCTTTCAAAATGATAATTTCAGGAAAAATATTTCAAGGTGATTTTGCGAACTCAAAattgttttga